In the genome of Gracilimonas sp., the window TTAGCATTTACAGATCCATCTGTTTCAATGTCCATAACCAGCTTCTCATAATCGGTACGCTGACCAACACGAACATTCTCAACATTGTATTTCACTGACTTAATAGGTGTGAAGATGGCATCGATTGGAATCAAATTTACATCTTCGTCTTCTACCGACATTTCCTCGGCTGGAACGTATCCACGGCCTCGGCCAACCTTAAGCTCAATTTCCAGCTCAGCATCGTCTGCAAGATTTGCAATAACCAAATCCGGATTTAATACATCATATTCAGCTGTAGCATCATCGATATCTTTGGCTGTTAATTCACCTTGACCGCTTTTGGAAATGTGAATTACACCTGAACTTTGTTCAACTTGCTTAAACCGAACTTCTTTAAAATTCAGGATAATCTCGTAAACATCTTCTTTAACTCCCTTGATGCTGGAATACTCATGATCAACACCATTAATCTTAACGGCTGTGATTGCAATTCCAGGAAGTGATGAGAGCAGAACTCGTCGGAAAGAATTTCCAATCGTTACTCCGAAGCCCCTTTCAAGTGGTTGAAGAACAAACGTACCAAAATTGTCGTTGTCTTCAACAACGTCGAGAGGTTCAGGCATTT includes:
- a CDS encoding DNA-directed RNA polymerase subunit alpha, coding for MSNYSIQMPEPLDVVEDNDNFGTFVLQPLERGFGVTIGNSFRRVLLSSLPGIAITAVKINGVDHEYSSIKGVKEDVYEIILNFKEVRFKQVEQSSGVIHISKSGQGELTAKDIDDATAEYDVLNPDLVIANLADDAELEIELKVGRGRGYVPAEEMSVEDEDVNLIPIDAIFTPIKSVKYNVENVRVGQRTDYEKLVMDIETDGSVNAKEALTIAGKILKEHIEKFITEEIEEPFTQEEEEVDAEKQRVANLLRTSIEDLNLSVRAYNCLKSANINTIGELVSRDEQDLLKFRNFGKKSLSELVEVIEEKNLEFGMDVSKYLD